One genomic segment of Impatiens glandulifera chromosome 6, dImpGla2.1, whole genome shotgun sequence includes these proteins:
- the LOC124942189 gene encoding 60S ribosomal export protein NMD3-like codes for MAMESCIFTVQKTVGNVLCCKCGISMIPNAANMCVKCLRSEVDITEGLQKHVIIIRCPECDSYLQPPRTWIKTQLESKELLTFCVKRLKNINKIRLVNADFIWTEPHSKRIKVKLTVQKEVLNGAILEQSYVVEFVVQDHMCESCSRVQANPDQWVAAVQLRQHVSHRRSFFFLEQLILKHDASVKSIRVIQLDKGMDFFFGNRSHALKFIEFLRKVVPIKSRDDKQLVSQDQKSNTYHYKYTFSVEICPICREDLICLPSKVSNSLGNLGPMVICIKVSNTISLLDPISLRHCFLDADQYWRVGFKSLLTSQQLVQYVVLDIEVISSEVSIAGSKYLMADAQVARVSDFGRNDTIFNIRTHLGHLLNPGDYALGYDLYGANSNDIELDKYRGLVVPEVILVKKCYQEKRLRKHGKKVRSWKLKSLNMEIDPNARGLRGEEEKRDSEYESFLRDLEENPDLRFNISLYRNKEYQISEMGSVTDGEDVPSVPLDELLADLELNDDNEDEVVDHDDDGNMSE; via the coding sequence ATGGCCATGGAATCATGCATATTCACCGTCCAGAAAACAGTCGGTAATGTTCTCTGTTGTAAATGTGGTATCTCAATGATCCCTAATGCTGCCAACATGTGTGTGAAGTGTCTTCGATCAGAAGTTGATATCACAGAAGGCTTACAAAAGCATGTGATTATCATACGCTGCCCCGAATGCGATAGTTATTTACAGCCACCAAGGACGTGGATAAAAACCCAACTGGAATCTAAGGAGCTTCTAACCTTCTGTGTAAAGAGActgaagaatataaacaaaatcaGGCTGGTAAATGCGGATTTTATCTGGACAGAGCCTCACTCGAAGAGGATAAAAGTGAAACTCACTGTTCAGAAAGAAGTCCTTAACGGGGCTATTCTTGAGCAATCTTATGTAGTCGAGTTTGTAGTTCAAGATCACATGTGTGAATCTTGTTCCAGAGTTCAAGCGAATCCTGACCAGTGGGTGGCCGCAGTCCAATTAAGGCAACACGTCTCTCATAGACGATCATTCTTCTTTCTTGAGCAGCTTATACTCAAGCACGATGCTTCAGTCAAATCCATAAGAGTTATCCAGTTGGATAAGGGAATGGATTTCTTCTTTGGTAACAGGAGTCACGCTTTGAAATTCATCGAGTTTCTAAGGAAGGTTGTTCCGATCAAAAGTCGCGACGATAAACAACTTGTCTCTCAAGACCAAAAGAGCAATACTTACCATTACAAATACACTTTTTCAGTCGAGATATGCCCAATCTGTCGCGAAGATCTCATCTGTCTACCTTCGAAAGTTTCAAACAGCTTGGGAAATCTCGGACCAATGGTAATTTGCATTAAAGTTAGCAACACTATATCCCTTTTGGACCCTATTAGCCTCAGGCACTGTTTTCTAGACGCCGATCAGTATTGGCGAGTCGGATTCAAATCACTACTTACAAGTCAGCAGCTCGTTCAGTATGTTGTTCTAGATATTGAGGTAATCTCCTCAGAAGTTAGCATTGCTGGTTCCAAGTACTTAATGGCTGATGCCCAAGTTGCTCGAGTGTCGGATTTTGGTAGAAATGATACAATATTTAACATAAGAACTCATTTGGGCCATTTGTTGAATCCGGGAGACTATGCTCTTGGATATGACTTATATGGTGCTAATAGTAATGATATCGAGCTTGATAAGTATAGAGGTCTTGTTGTTCCTGAAGTGATCTTAGTGAAGAAGTGTTATCAAGAGAAACGACTGAGGAAACATGGAAAGAAGGTGCGGTCTTGGAAGCTGAAATCTTTGAATATGGAAATTGATCCTAATGCTAGAGGGCTTagaggagaagaagagaagaggGATTCTGAATATGAAAGTTTCTTGAGGGATTTGGAGGAGAATCCTGATTTGAGGTTTAATATATCTTTATATAGGAATAAGGAATATCAGATTTCTGAAATGGGATCTGTAACTGATGGAGAGGATGTGCCTTCTGTGCCTTTGGATGAACTGCTGGCTGATCTTGAACTAAATGATgataatgaagatgaagttgttgatcatgatgatgatggtaACATGAGTGAGTAA
- the LOC124943805 gene encoding subtilisin-like protease SBT4.3: MGSLPEGEYLARSHHVNLLQTLGHNNKMVTKTLIRSYARSFNGFAANLTASEVSKLKSVDEVVSVFKSRKFQIQTTKSWDYLGMTLDVPRYPTIENNIIIGHLDTGVLPESHSFSDQGLSPIPKKWKGACVGGKKFSCNKKLIGARFYDLFDDKAMDIEGHGTHTASIAAGRILENTNFFGLANGTARGGVPSARIATYKVCTALGCYDHDMLAGFDDAISDGVDIITISISYGHALNISENSISIGSFHALEKDILTVNAAGNNGNKGIGATTSIAPWIFSVAASKDRNVFNKLVLGNGHTIASIAVNTFEISNQNTRLVYGRGVSHQCNESLARQCAIGCVDPLLVKGKIILCDLDSTDLDHVFIMAGNAGASGVIVRLNETFKDLAPIVPLPTAIINDHDFHYVESYLKSKTLHSAHIMKTDIVRNHAPIVTAFSSRGPNTILPEIFKPDIAAPGFNILAAFSPYIDDVVPLRNFSSLRSNYSLLSGTSMSCPHVAGVAAYVKSKHFDWSASAIKSSIMTTALNMNGKYNLDGELGHGAGHINPVKANYPGLVYETSIEDYYQMFCSLGSEGDKLRKMFRAKHKCRNGMRTSSKDLNYPAMTASVHKNSSFTVQFLRVVTNVGHANSTYYVEISRDDDTVHVNVEPNVLTFTKLKEKKIIFGDCYREIA, translated from the exons ATGGGAAGTCTTCCTGAAGGAGAGTACTTAGCTCGCTCTCATCATGTTAATCTGCTCCAAACTTTAGGTCATAACAATAA GATGGTGACGAAGACATTAATAAGAAGTTATGCAAGAAGTTTTAATGGTTTTGCTGCCAATCTCACAGCATCAGAAGTATCAAAATtgaaaa GTGTTGACGAGGTTGTTTCAGTTTTTAAAAGTCGTAAATTTCAGATTCAGACCACAAAATCTTGGGATTATCTAGGCATGACCCTGGATGTCCCCAGATATCCAACTATTGAGAACAACATCATAATTGGGCACTTGGACACCGGTGTGTTACCCGAGTCACATAGTTTCTCTGACCAAGGTTTAAGTCCTATCCCCAAAAAATGGAAAGGTGCATGTGTTGGTGGCAAAAAATTCTCTTGCAACAA GAAATTGATTGGAGCGAGGTTCTATGACCTTTTCGATGACAAGGCAATGGATATAGAAGGTCATGGGACTCACACAGCCTCTATAGCGGCCGGTAGAATATTGGAAAACACCAACTTTTTTGGTTTAGCAAATGGAACCGCTAGAGGAGGTGTTCCGTCAGCTAGGATAGCTACTTACAAAGTTTGCACAGCATTGGGCTGTTATGATCATGATATGTTGGCAGGCTTCGATGATGCAATTAGTGACGGCGTTGACATTATTACCATCTCGATTTCTTATGGCCATGCCTTAAACATTAGTGAAAATTCAATTTCCATTGGCTCATTCCATGCACTAGAGAAAGACATTTTAACTGTAAATGCAGCAGGGAACAACGGGAATAAAGGGATTGGAGCTACAACGAGCATTGCACCATGGATATTTTCAGTCGCAGCTAGTAAAGATAGAAACGTTTTCAACAAGCTTGTCCTTGGAAATGGACACACAATCGCG AGTATTGCGGTGAATACTTTTGAGATAAGTAACCAAAACACGAGATTGGTGTATGGAAGAGGAGTTAGCCATCAATGTAATGAATCATTAGCAAG GCAATGCGCAATTGGTTGTGTAGACCCACTCTTGGTCAAAGGAAAGATCATATTATGTGATTTAGACTCTACTGACTTAGATCATGTTTTTATAATGGCGGGGAATGCTGGTGCGAGCGGGGTTATTGTTCGACTAAATGAAACATTTAAAGACTTGGCTCCAATCGTACCCCTACCCACTGCAATTATTAATGATCATGATTTTCATTATGTTGAATCTTACCTCAAGTCCAAAACATTGCACTCAGCCCACATAATGAAGACTGATATTGTTCGCAATCACGCTCCCATAGTAACCGCATTTTCTAGTAGAGGGCCGAATACAATTCTTCCAGAAATATTTAAG CCTGATATAGCTGCGCCGGGCTTTAATATCTTGGCTGCATTTTCACCATACATTGATGATGTAGTACCCTTGAGGAATTTTAGCTCACTAAGGAGTAATTACTCATTGTTATCCGGAACTTCCATGTCGTGTCCCCATGTTGCGGGTGTAGCTGCTTATGTGAAATCAAAACATTTTGATTGGTCTGCTTCTGCTATCAAATCATCTATTATGACTACAG CGCTGAACATGAATGGAAAGTATAATTTAGATGGTGAACTTGGGCACGGAGCAGGACATATTAATCCAGTGAAAGCTAATTACCCTGGACTTGTATATGAGACTTCCATAGAAGATTATTATCAAATGTTTTGTAGTTTAGGTTCTGAAGGAGATAAGTTGAGAAAGATGTTTAGAGCAAAACATAAGTGTCGAAATGGGATGAGAACGTCTTCAAAAGATCTCAATTACCCAGCAATGACTGCCTCAGTGCATAAGAACTCGTCATTCACTGTTCAATTTTTGAGAGTTGTGACAAACGTTGGACATGCGAACTCAACATATTACGTAGAGATTAGTAGAGACGATGACACTGTCCATGTCA